In Anopheles arabiensis isolate DONGOLA chromosome 2, AaraD3, whole genome shotgun sequence, the genomic window AGTTATGACATGTAGCTCCTCAGTCGCATCAAGCCAATTTCCAAAACTTTGAAGATGCATTACCAAGACAAAGGAGATTActcatttattattgtttattatcAATGAATAATAGTTAAACCCAATTCCATTTACATATTCTGAAAGtggtaaaacaaaattcaCAGTAATGCTTCTTTattatgagaaaaaaaattcttCTCCAGATTGCATGAATTTTGATCGCAACTGTTCATCAAGACATGAGTCCGAATGTTGACATATCTCGTTTTTGGAAGGCACTGTGGATCATATGGTCTATGAACTATGGTCTTCTACCGTCCGAGTAAAGGAGATAAAAGTGTTTTAGAAGACTGATCAGAAGGATATGATGGAGGACCCTCTTCACCCTGCTCCCGAATAAGACAACAGTGCCTCTACCAGCTGGAGATTGTAATATTCCAATAGCCCGAAGTCATTAACTCTGTGAGAGCAACAACACATATTCTTTCCTCTTTGTTCGGATTCATGACCACACGCAACGCTGAAGTCACCAGTACCAAAGTCAACCGAGTCTACAAAAACCATTGATATGTTGGATCTATGAGGGTCTTAATTCCTcgttaaacacacacacacacacacacacccaaccgCATCTCATCGTGAATGACACACCAATTACGGCAAGgtcaacaacgaaaaaacgcCAACTTAACCGGCTTCCTcggtttggtgtgtgtttagTGATAAGATTAGACATACTTCCAACGAACTTCACACTGCGCCTCCGTATTGTTCAGACGCTCTTTCAAGTGTTTGTGGGTTGTCGCTTctgtggcattttttttttgtatacgTATTGACTCAGTTCACTCTGATTGTCTCTTCGGATGCCAAACAGTGTGTTGCCGTACTTCGACTGAGTGAGCGTgcagtttgtgtgtgaccgTGACCGTAACGCAATGGAGCAAGACAAAAAGGAAAGGTTTCTCACATCGCAGCTGGTTGACAAAATCATTCAATCGAATGCAGATCTGCAAGACTATCGCACCGTGTCAGCGGGAGACCGTACACTTACCACACCCCAAGGTTTGGATGGGTTTATGTCGGTCATACACCGGTTGACGTTAAAACTCACCCACCAACGCAGCGGGTAAGCATCGCACAGTGTGATAAGCAGCGGCCAGATTCACACTGGTATCAACTGTTATATCTACCATTTTACAATCCCACCGCCAGTGCTACGAAATATCTGACCGTGATGGTGAAGGTAATGAAAGGTGATGATAACTTTCGCCAGAAATCGCTCGGACTCGTACTCTTCCCGAACGAGATCAACGTTTACTCGGCTGTAATTCCGGCGTTCGAGCAGCTGGTGCGTGAAGCTGGCGCTACGCTCGATCTTCGCACGCTCGCACCCCGGATCTATCTGGCCGAGGCGGGCGTTCGCTATCCCGCCTACAGCGACCAGGAGGAAACGTTTCTCGTAATGGAAGATGTGTCAGTGGCGGGCTTTGTCCCAGGGCCCCGGTTGAACCTTGATCAAACCCATCTAGAGCTTATGGCACGCAAGATAGCCCAGTTCCACGCCTGCTCCTACGCTCTGCGTGTTGGTGGACAGTCGGAAACACTGCGCCGGCTGGTCAAACAGATCATTCCCCTTAACTTCCTGCAGGATGGTAAAATCTTCTTCGAAAGCTACGATATCGTGTTCAAGGTCGTTTTTGAGCGACTCTTCCGTTACTTCGACGAGAAGCCGGCACTGCTTGAGCAGGCCAATATAGGGGACCGTGTCAAGGCGTTGCGGAGCAAGTATGATACAACTCCCTCCGAACTGATGCAACGTTGTCTCGAGCGGGACGAGCAGTACTCGGTGATTCTCCACGGAGACTACAACCGGAACAATGTGCTGTTTCGCTACGAGGGGAAAGTGCCTCAGGATGTAATGCTGATCGATTTCCAGGAGAATCGGTGCGGCTCCCCGGCCCTTGATCTGTCGTTCTTCAT contains:
- the LOC120896190 gene encoding uncharacterized protein LOC120896190, with product MEQDKKERFLTSQLVDKIIQSNADLQDYRTVSAGDRTLTTPQGLDGFMSVIHRLTLKLTHQRSGATKYLTVMVKVMKGDDNFRQKSLGLVLFPNEINVYSAVIPAFEQLVREAGATLDLRTLAPRIYLAEAGVRYPAYSDQEETFLVMEDVSVAGFVPGPRLNLDQTHLELMARKIAQFHACSYALRVGGQSETLRRLVKQIIPLNFLQDGKIFFESYDIVFKVVFERLFRYFDEKPALLEQANIGDRVKALRSKYDTTPSELMQRCLERDEQYSVILHGDYNRNNVLFRYEGKVPQDVMLIDFQENRCGSPALDLSFFMYMNMPPEAWANGGWDQLLAVYHRELMRCLCDIVKLQPDDEALQPYRFDAMKEHLQKHFIYGAIIAIKFLPCMLANEQEVQEIVHHFHTDVTADAFRQIYLIAGGEIVNERISKVMVHAAQQGYLDMVEKE